GGCATCAGGGCCCGCAGGTCTGGCAATCACGGGTTCTCAAGCCGTGATATCGGCGTGGCCTGTGGTGATGCTGTATTTGAACGGGTGCGAAAGCTCAATTCCAAGGTTGACCTGACAACTCCTGACAGGGAGATCATGGTGGAGGTCAGGCAGAACAAAGGATTCGTATATACGGATGTTGTCAATGGTACAGGCGGCCTGCCCCTGGGTACACAGGGTAAGATGGTGGCCCTGGTCTCGGGTGGTATCGATTCTCCTGTGGCTGCATGGCTTATGATGAAACGTGGCTGTGAGGTAATACCTGTATATGTCAACAATGAACCGTTCTCGGATGATACCATGCGGCAGCGGGCACTGGAATGTCTCAGGGTACTGCAAACATGGGCACCAGGCCATCCTTTCAAGGCCTACGAAGTACCAAACGGCATAAGCCTGGATGCATTTCTTTCAGACTGCCAGCGCCGTTATGCCTGTATATTCTGCCGCAGGATGATGTACCGCATTGCAGCAGGTATCATGGAAAAGGAAGGGGCTTTCGGCATTATAACCGGTTCATCACTTGGCCAGGTGGCAAGCCAGACATCTGAAAATATGATGGCAGAGACCTGCGGGATACATGTACCGATCTACCATCCCCTTATCGGGCTTGATAAGACCGAGATAATCGACATCGCCCGGAAGATCGGAACCTATGATGCATCCATCAGGCCAGCCACGTGTTGTACTGCAGTGCCTGAAAAACCTGCCACTGCTGCAAAATGCGGTGAAATGTGTAGTGAAGAAGACAATATAAAGGTGGAAGAACTGCTAATGGGTGCACTGTCCGGTGCTAAAATAATTGATCCGTGTGAGTACAGTTAGTTTCATTTGCCGTCAATGGTCTCTATCTTGAACATTACATTAAGGCCCTTCAGGGTCACCTGGATTCGGTCACCGAACCTGAGAATGTCTTCAACATCGGTATTTGAGTCCCATTCATAAACATAATCATGGACTCCCTGTATTGGCTTGAATCCCAGGGACATTAACCGCCGGTTGACCTCAGAGGGCATGGCACCTTCGCTACTGAACCAGAGAATTAGGTATGTCTTCATTCGTATCACCTTGATAACTTATATTGTAATTTAATTCGTATTATGGCTTTTGGTAATCCATATCTATTGAGAATTTCTATAATTTTAGGTTTATAACCTTTCATCCTCTTCCTCACGGATTTTTTGCAGTACTTCTGATGGGTTCCTTGAATATTTTATTGCAGTTTGTTGAGCGAATGAGTCCATCTTTTGACTTGCTCTTTGCATCTCGTATTTCCTCAATAGTTCACGGATTGCCTCTCTCACGAAATCGGTCCGGTTGGCAAACAGCCCGAGGTTGACATTTTCATCGATCAGCTGAAGAAGATAATCATTTACACGAATCTGGAGTAATTTGTTGCTCATAATTTATCACTTGTATTTAATTATACTACTTAATGAAGTATAAGCATTTTGTTAAATTCGAGAACTAATGGATTCTCTTTATCCCATTAACTTTATCAAAATCACCATCAAAAGATACAATTCTGTCAATTCCAGACTGATGCATTATTTCAACAGACGTCGCATCAGCAAGTGATAATGTACCATCATACATCAAAAATGTCTGCATCGCATTTTCCAGTAAATCGATATCAGTAAATACTATTTTACAGTTATCCACGAAATATTCGTAAAGAATTTGACCTGCCTTCCCCCCTTCTAGCGAACCCACCAATGTTACGCTTTCACTTATTATTAAGTCAGATATCAGAAGTGCTTCATTATTTATTTTGGCTGCCCTGAGTGCATCCTTATGCCACCTGTCTTTCTCTCTTGCGATGGCAATAAAATATGAGGAATCTGCGAATATCATTTAAGCCCCATCTGGACTTTTTTCTTGGCTTCCACTGCATCACCTTCAGATTTTATAAGACTTGTTATGTCTTCCAGTGTCCGTTTTTTTCTGGGATGTACCAGTATCCCGTTGTTAGTGTCAGTCCATTCAAGAATGTCTCCGGGGATGATATTGTGGGCTTTTCGTATCTTTGAAGGTACTACGGTCTGGTATCCTTTTGAGACTTTTGTTTCACCAAGCATAATTGATTCACACAATATTTTTAGTTTTCACAGTATTTAATGATTGTCTTGAATTGAATAGGGTAGGTGTAAAGCAGGACGGGTAAGAAAATTAAAGTAGAAGGATGTGTTGCGTTGGTGGGACTTTTAACTGTCTAAATTGGAGTGTTACGTAGAGGGAGTTATTTGGGATATCTAAAGTGAACATAAGATTTATGAAAAGCCTGCATAATAAAGTAAAATCCCAGCAAGAAGGCCTACAATAAAACCAATTATACCACCATAAAGTAAACCTCGACTATATAATTTAATAATATACTTTTCATTTGTCACTTTTTCTTTCACTATTGGAACTATTTCATCCATAATGTCTATTTCAAATGTGAGTTGTAGTTTCTCGATTGTAGTATTGGTTTAATCAACTAAATTTTCTTTAATACAACTACCAGCAGAAGAGTTGCAGTCCCGAACTATCTTGGGGCAGACATTCCAAAAGGGACGTTAAAGGCGATTATTAAGCAAACTGGATTGTCAGCTGAAGAGTTTTTAAGTCTAAGAAATTAAAAATGTGTTAAAAAAAGTCTGAGACAGCTCCTAAATACTGGAGCTGCCCGGGTCTGTAAAAAAATCGATTTTTGCCTACTTAACGAACAGCTCACCCACACCGTCAACGACTACGTCGCCAACATACTTGGTGAACTCCACGCCGTCTATGGCCTCGATGCCCTCACGCTGGTACACAGGCATCAGATCCTTGACCGTACCTTTAACGATAATGGTACCCTTGGTCATCTCACTGCCAGGCATGTCAGTATCGCCCTCAATAACGATCTTACCGCCCTTGTTGGACACCCCCGGCATGATACCGGCATTGCCCTTAATGATGATCTCGCC
This genomic stretch from ANME-2 cluster archaeon harbors:
- the thiI gene encoding tRNA 4-thiouridine(8) synthase ThiI translates to MVRPTNDVILVRYGELALKSRQVRNRYEKTLMSNIRSMLDASGIDHDDLSREWGRIYIHTTNPAVVGAVARVFGVVSVSPAITCEPTLESAASVAADVGESIINENESFGIRARRSGNHGFSSRDIGVACGDAVFERVRKLNSKVDLTTPDREIMVEVRQNKGFVYTDVVNGTGGLPLGTQGKMVALVSGGIDSPVAAWLMMKRGCEVIPVYVNNEPFSDDTMRQRALECLRVLQTWAPGHPFKAYEVPNGISLDAFLSDCQRRYACIFCRRMMYRIAAGIMEKEGAFGIITGSSLGQVASQTSENMMAETCGIHVPIYHPLIGLDKTEIIDIARKIGTYDASIRPATCCTAVPEKPATAAKCGEMCSEEDNIKVEELLMGALSGAKIIDPCEYS
- a CDS encoding type II toxin-antitoxin system VapC family toxin, whose amino-acid sequence is MIFADSSYFIAIAREKDRWHKDALRAAKINNEALLISDLIISESVTLVGSLEGGKAGQILYEYFVDNCKIVFTDIDLLENAMQTFLMYDGTLSLADATSVEIMHQSGIDRIVSFDGDFDKVNGIKRIH
- a CDS encoding AbrB/MazE/SpoVT family DNA-binding domain-containing protein translates to MLGETKVSKGYQTVVPSKIRKAHNIIPGDILEWTDTNNGILVHPRKKRTLEDITSLIKSEGDAVEAKKKVQMGLK